The Candidatus Eremiobacteraceae bacterium genome has a segment encoding these proteins:
- a CDS encoding XdhC/CoxI family protein — protein MRDLITTAKAWASAGDRVVMATLVRVDGSAPRGEGAKMLVAASGAVEGSVSGGCVEAAVAEEARAVHEGSSARIVTYGINRAMMWDVGLACGGKIEVLVEPMPDMTLLERCFAPGANAALCTSLAAGGKDAATKAVVFADGGMTGSLGDAGLDAELATLARAQIERGMSKTVTIAGRDIFIDVVAPRERLIIVGAVHISVCLCAMAADAGFTVTVIDPRERLNNRDRFPRAAALLVGWPEDEMPNVTLDEHTYVAILTHDEKFDDPSLEFALRAHPRYVGAIGSKKTHAARRERLLAAGFSRDAVDGVRGPIGLDIGAQSPEEIAVAILAEMIATKYGHHGAALRDRIEPSIHS, from the coding sequence ATGAGGGATCTGATCACCACCGCGAAGGCGTGGGCCAGCGCCGGCGACCGCGTCGTCATGGCTACCCTCGTGCGCGTCGACGGCTCGGCACCTCGAGGTGAAGGCGCGAAGATGCTCGTGGCCGCGAGCGGTGCCGTTGAAGGCTCCGTCAGCGGAGGCTGCGTGGAAGCCGCCGTCGCCGAAGAAGCGCGGGCCGTGCACGAAGGCAGTTCGGCGCGCATTGTCACGTACGGCATCAATCGCGCGATGATGTGGGATGTAGGACTCGCATGCGGCGGCAAGATCGAAGTGCTCGTCGAACCGATGCCCGACATGACGCTCCTCGAACGCTGTTTCGCGCCCGGCGCGAATGCGGCGCTCTGCACGTCGCTTGCCGCCGGTGGGAAAGATGCAGCTACCAAGGCCGTTGTGTTCGCCGACGGCGGCATGACCGGTTCGCTCGGCGACGCAGGCCTCGACGCCGAACTAGCGACCCTAGCGCGCGCGCAGATCGAGCGCGGGATGTCGAAGACCGTCACCATCGCCGGCCGCGACATCTTCATCGATGTCGTCGCGCCCCGCGAACGCCTCATCATCGTCGGCGCGGTGCATATCTCCGTGTGCTTGTGCGCGATGGCGGCCGACGCGGGCTTCACCGTGACCGTGATCGACCCACGCGAGCGCTTGAACAACCGGGATCGGTTTCCCAGAGCCGCCGCGCTCCTTGTGGGTTGGCCCGAGGACGAGATGCCAAACGTGACGCTCGACGAGCACACATACGTCGCGATCCTCACGCACGACGAGAAGTTCGACGATCCTTCGCTCGAGTTCGCGCTGCGCGCGCATCCGCGCTACGTGGGCGCGATCGGTAGCAAGAAGACGCACGCCGCGCGACGAGAGCGCCTTCTCGCAGCGGGCTTCTCGCGCGACGCGGTCGACGGAGTGCGCGGACCGATCGGACTCGACATCGGCGCGCAATCGCCGGAAGAAATCGCCGTCGCGATACTCGCCGAGATGATCGCGACGAAGTACGGACATCACGGTGCAGCATTACGCGATCGCATCGAGCCGAGCATACATTCCTGA
- a CDS encoding TlpA disulfide reductase family protein has translation MTRWILGGLAVAVAVVVLTAMFVPSDVDQDRNTHRGPAQVIGQVMPDLTVARLGGGDIALNELRGHDVLVNVWATWCGPCRREMPALERLARAQNGRLLVVAIDQGEDTTAVKPYTQRFGITFPVGLDADQQVGTVLHMVGMPSSFFVDRAGVIRDAVDGEMTYDTMKVKAQTLVAGG, from the coding sequence GTGACCCGATGGATTCTCGGCGGCCTCGCGGTTGCGGTCGCCGTTGTCGTTCTCACCGCCATGTTCGTGCCAAGCGACGTCGATCAGGACCGCAACACGCACCGGGGTCCGGCGCAAGTCATCGGTCAGGTCATGCCCGATCTCACGGTAGCCCGGCTTGGCGGCGGCGATATCGCGCTGAACGAACTTCGCGGCCACGACGTTTTGGTAAATGTGTGGGCCACGTGGTGTGGACCGTGCCGGCGCGAGATGCCGGCGCTCGAGCGTCTGGCAAGAGCGCAAAACGGCCGCTTGCTCGTCGTCGCGATCGACCAAGGGGAAGATACGACGGCGGTCAAGCCCTACACGCAACGATTCGGCATAACTTTTCCGGTCGGCCTGGATGCCGATCAGCAGGTGGGTACGGTCCTCCACATGGTCGGAATGCCGAGTTCATTTTTCGTCGACCGCGCGGGTGTTATCCGGGATGCGGTCGACGGCGAGATGACCTACGATACAATGAAAGTGAAAGCGCAAACCCTCGTCGCCGGGGGCTGA
- a CDS encoding VWA domain-containing protein, translating to MTKITGADAVIGPSDFAKLQHNALVFGRTLRALGFRVQPDRMVLLANALDCVGIESREDVKSAARAILVRAKEDIARFEIAFDEFWRAHGQSYPAGTGDDSPGGAPHDRDEPVDREGESETGDPTRMPASGTAREPRVDDGASAGPKDSGETIDGDRSNTYSFAEGLYSKDFSQMSSAELDRARDLTRPGAWDLGRRRTRRMVSGSGKGSFDARRTLRVSLRRGGEVLELRRRRRKNKRRDLVLLCDISGSMDRYSRLLLHFVHTVRHAVGSVEAFVFGTRITRVTRQLRHRDTHAALNEIADSVVDWAGGTRIGDSLFHFNRTWARRVLGRGAIVIVISDGWDRGDVRLLAKEMQRLQRGAFRLIWLNPLLGSAGYRPQTIGMRAALPYVDDFLPANNLKSLVQLAQLLQTVDHRRPLRRQGTPAVVLVR from the coding sequence GTGACCAAGATCACCGGAGCGGACGCGGTCATCGGGCCCAGCGATTTTGCAAAGCTCCAGCACAATGCGCTCGTGTTCGGGCGGACGCTTCGCGCACTCGGCTTTCGCGTGCAGCCCGATCGCATGGTGCTTTTGGCAAATGCCCTGGACTGCGTCGGGATCGAGAGCCGCGAGGACGTGAAATCCGCAGCGCGCGCTATTCTCGTCCGCGCCAAGGAAGATATCGCGCGCTTCGAGATCGCGTTCGATGAGTTTTGGCGCGCGCACGGCCAGTCATATCCGGCCGGCACCGGCGATGATAGCCCCGGCGGGGCGCCGCACGACCGCGACGAACCGGTCGATCGCGAAGGCGAATCGGAGACCGGCGATCCCACGCGCATGCCGGCGTCGGGCACCGCTCGCGAGCCTCGCGTCGACGACGGAGCCAGCGCCGGTCCAAAGGATAGCGGCGAAACGATTGACGGCGACCGGTCGAACACCTACTCATTCGCCGAAGGGCTTTACTCGAAAGATTTTTCGCAGATGAGTTCGGCGGAGTTGGACCGCGCGCGCGACTTGACGCGGCCCGGCGCATGGGATCTCGGCAGACGACGGACGCGGCGCATGGTGTCCGGCTCCGGCAAGGGCTCGTTCGACGCACGACGCACTTTACGCGTGAGTCTGCGGCGCGGCGGCGAAGTGCTCGAGCTTCGGCGTCGGCGACGCAAAAACAAACGCCGCGATCTCGTGCTGCTCTGCGACATATCGGGCTCGATGGACCGGTATTCGCGCCTTCTATTGCACTTCGTGCATACCGTCCGGCACGCGGTCGGCAGCGTCGAAGCATTTGTTTTCGGCACGCGGATCACGCGCGTCACGAGACAACTTCGTCATCGCGACACGCACGCCGCACTGAACGAGATCGCGGACAGCGTTGTAGACTGGGCCGGCGGCACGCGCATCGGCGACAGCCTCTTCCACTTCAACCGGACCTGGGCGCGTCGCGTGCTCGGCCGCGGCGCGATCGTGATCGTCATCAGCGACGGCTGGGACCGCGGCGATGTGCGCTTGCTCGCCAAGGAGATGCAGCGCTTGCAGCGCGGCGCATTCCGCTTGATCTGGCTGAATCCGCTGCTCGGCTCGGCGGGCTATCGCCCGCAGACCATCGGTATGCGCGCCGCGCTGCCGTACGTCGACGATTTCTTGCCCGCGAACAACCTCAAGAGTCTCGTCCAGCTCGCTCAGCTGCTGCAGACGGTCGATCATCGCAGACCGCTGCGCCGGCAGGGAACGCCCGCAGTCGTGCTCGTCCGATGA
- a CDS encoding MoxR family ATPase: protein MSDSFPASIDEVEALLARGRYMADRPLAVTIFLALALRKPLFLEGEAGVGKTEVAKVLSAALGRRLIRLQCYEGLDANQALYEWNYAKQILHIRLAESAAPGARAELEREIFGPDFLIKRPLLQAIDDSGGEASVLLIDEIDRADEEFEAFLLELLSDFQVTVPELGTFKAVTPPIVVLTSNRTREVHDALKRRCLYQWIDYPDIEREARIVSSKVPGIDARLARHACAFVAGLRADPFYKHPGIAETIDWAAALVSLGAREIDERTAVDTIGCLLKYQEDVKKVQEGGMAARVERARKAVAAT from the coding sequence GTGTCCGATTCGTTTCCCGCATCCATCGACGAAGTCGAAGCGCTGTTGGCGCGCGGGCGCTACATGGCCGATCGGCCGCTCGCCGTCACGATATTTCTCGCACTCGCGTTGCGAAAGCCGCTGTTCTTGGAGGGCGAGGCCGGCGTCGGAAAAACCGAGGTGGCAAAAGTCCTATCGGCAGCCCTCGGCCGCCGGCTCATACGGCTGCAGTGCTACGAAGGGCTCGATGCTAACCAAGCGCTGTACGAATGGAACTACGCCAAGCAGATCTTGCACATACGTTTGGCGGAAAGTGCCGCGCCGGGCGCTCGCGCAGAATTGGAACGCGAGATATTCGGACCGGATTTTCTCATAAAGCGGCCGCTGCTCCAGGCCATCGACGATTCGGGCGGAGAGGCAAGCGTTCTTCTCATCGATGAGATCGATCGAGCCGACGAAGAGTTCGAAGCGTTCCTTCTCGAGCTGCTCTCCGATTTTCAAGTGACGGTGCCAGAATTGGGCACGTTCAAAGCGGTCACCCCGCCCATCGTCGTGCTGACCAGCAATAGGACGCGGGAAGTGCACGACGCGCTGAAGCGGCGATGCCTCTACCAATGGATCGACTATCCGGACATCGAGCGCGAAGCGCGAATCGTATCCTCTAAGGTGCCGGGCATCGACGCGCGCCTCGCCCGGCACGCCTGCGCGTTCGTCGCCGGCCTTCGCGCCGATCCGTTCTATAAACATCCGGGAATCGCAGAGACGATCGACTGGGCTGCGGCTCTCGTCTCGCTCGGCGCGCGCGAAATCGATGAGCGTACTGCGGTCGACACGATCGGGTGCCTACTGAAGTATCAAGAAGATGTGAAAAAAGTGCAAGAGGGCGGCATGGCGGCACGAGTCGAGCGCGCGCGCAAGGCTGTCGCCGCGACGTGA